One Rhodoferax sp. GW822-FHT02A01 genomic window, CGGACGAGCCCGCCTGAATGGTCGAAAACCAGGCAGTTGCCGCAGCTTTTGGCATCGGCGGCCCCCTGGCTGCATCGGTGCCGGAATACCGCCCGCGTGAAGGTCAGTTGCAAATGGCCCAGGCCGTGGCGCAGGTCATCGAGCAGGGGGGAAAGTTGATAGTGGAGGCCGGAACGGGCGTGGGCAAGACCTATGCGTACCTGGTACCCGCACTGCTTTCGGGCAAGCGCGTACTGGTGTCCACCGCTACCAAGGCATTGCAGGACCAACTGTTTGGCCGCGATATTCCCAGGTTGCGTGAGTTGCTTGGTGTATCACTGCGCGTGGCGCTCCTGAAAGGGCGGGGCAGTTATTTATGCCTGCACCATCTGGAATCCGCACGGCAAGACTGGCGTCTGGATGACGGCCGGGCCTTGCACCAACTGGCACGTATTGAAAGCTGGGCCCATGCCACGCAGACCGGGGACCTGTCCGAGGTGGAAGCGCTGGATGATTCTTCACCTCTGATGCCGTTGGTCACCTCCACGCGGGAGAACTGTCTCGGTGCCCGTTGTTCGCAGTTCAGCCGCTGCTTTGTAAACACGGCCAGGCGCGAGGCACTTGCAGCGGATCTGGTTGTGATCAACCATCACCTGTTTTTTGCGGATCTGAATGTGCGTGAATCCGGTGTGGCAGAGTTGCTCCCCAGCGTGCACACCGTGATATTCGACGAGGCACACCAGCTCAATGAAATCGGCGTGCAGTTTCTGGGGCGGCAGTTGGGCAGCGGTCAGCTCAGCAACTATGCACGGGACCTAGAGCGTGTTGCGCAAGTGCACGCGCGTGGCCTTGCGCCCTGGCCTGAGCTGGCCCAGGCAATAGAGCAGGGCGCTGAGGCCTTGCGCTCGCGTTTTCCTGTACAGGACGCAGCGGTACGGATGGAGTGGCGTGTGGTTGGCGAACGCTGGAATGACTTCCTGCAGGCCTGCCAGGCTTCCATGGCACATGCCCATGACGCTTTGGACATGCTGGCGGAGACAGCGCCCGAGCTGCAGGTGCTGCAGCAGCGGTGTGGCGACTTGATGGAGCAGCTTCAATTGTTCCTGCAGCCGATTCCGCCCGGCGCGGTCCGCTGGCTGGAGGTCGGGCGTCAGGTGCGCATGCTGCAGTCTCCCATGGATATTTCCCTGGCCATGCAGACCCGTGTGTTTGCGCAGCAAGAAGATGCGACTGCGGGGGCGGGCAAATCCTGGATATTTACCTCGGCCACCTTGGGTCACGATGCCGGTCTGAGCTGGATTGTGGAGAGCTGTGGTTTGGCCGGTGCGCATGTCCTGAAAGTGCCCAGTCCGTTCGACTATGCGCGGCAGGCGGCCCTGTACGTGCCTTCACATTTCCCCAAGCCTGGCGACGCCTCGCACAGCCACGCGGTGGCTCAACTTGCCCTGGAGGGTGCGCGGCAACTTGGTGGACGTACTCTGGTACTAACTACCACGCTTCGGGCCATGCGCACTATTGGCGATGCCCTGGCCACCGCCATGCAGGGGCATGCTGATCTGGAGCTTCTGGTGCAGGGCGTATTGCCCAAGCGCGAGCTGCTATCGCGTTTTTTGCAGTACGCTGAAGATAGACAACGGGGCGCCATACTGGTGGCATCTGCCACCTTCTGGGAGGGTATAGACATGCCCGGCGAAGCTTTGCAATTGCTGGTGATTGACAAGCTGCCGTTCACACCGCCGGATGATCCGGTGTTGCAGGCACGGTCCAAGTCTCTGGAGAGCCAGGGAAAGAATCCGTTCAAGCATTTGCATTTGCCACAGGCGGCCGTGGCCCTGCGGCAGGGGGCCGGTCGACTGATACGGCGGGAATCAGACCAGGGTGTGCTAGTCGTGTGCGATACGCGCCTGACCCAGATGGGCTACGGGCGCCAACTGTTGGCCACCTTGCCTGCAATGCGCAGGCTGAATAGTGAAGCGGACTACCGGCAAGCGCTAGAGGCGCTTACCAGAGCTTCCACCAAGGATCATTGCTAGTGCGCTCACCTTTGGTGAGGAACTCAGAATTGGGGTAGTTGGTTTCCATGATGCGCTTGGCGTCATCACGCAGCTTCGTCAGGCCCAGGGCGTCGTACGACTTGTAGATGATGAACATGGCCTCTTCGACCGCGGGCACGTCACGGTAGTCTGCGACTGCCGTCTGCGCACGGTTGACCGCAGCCAGATAAGCGCCGCGCTTGTAGTAGTAACGTGCCACGTGCACCTCGTACTGCGCCAGCGAACCCACGATGTAATTCATGCGCTGGGTGGCGTCGGGTGTGTAGCGGGAATTCGGGAAACGGGCCACCAGTTCCTTGAAGGACTCAAAGGCTTCCTTGGAGGCTTTCTGGTCCCGTTCGGACAGATCCTGACGGGAAATGGCTGAGAACAGACCCAGATCGTCATTGAAGTTGATGATGCCCTTGAGGTACATCGCGTAGTCCAAGGCAGGGCTTGCCGGATGCAGCTTCATGAAGCGGTCCAAGGTTGCAATGGCCTGTGCCGGCTCCTGTGTGCGGTACTGCGCGTAAGCCTTCTCAAGCTGGGCCTGTTGTGCCAGCGGTGTACCAGCGGCACGCGCTTCCAGCTTTTCGTACAGGGGAATGGCCTTGTCATACTGGCCGGAGTCCGCAGAGTCTTTGGCTTCCGCATAGATGGCGTTGGGACTCATGGTGGCAGTCTTGTCGACTGGGGTGGAGCATCCACCCAACCCCAAGGCCGCGGTCATTAGCGCCACAGCATAAACGACCGATAATTTGACTCGCAACATTGTGGGAAACTTTCTTGAAACAGACGGACGGGATTATATCGGCCACCCCCCTTGAGCTTGGCAGCGAGGAGTCGGAAGAGCTGGGGCCGGACTCCGATATCCGCATCCTGCAGGTGGACGCAAGGTACCACGGCGAGCGCCTGGACAAGGTTTTGGCCCTTTCGGTCAGCGAATTTTCCCGTAGCTATTTGCAGCAGTTGCTGGAGTCCGGTTTGGTTACGGTCAACGGCAAGGTCGTTACCAAGACCTCGCAAAAGGTTCGGGCGGGCGACTCCATCAGTCTGGAGCTCAAACCCACGCCGCAAAGCCAGGCTTTCAAGCCGGAGGAGGTGGCGTTCGGCATCGCCTACGAGGACGAGCATTTGATGGTGGTCAACAAGCCCGCGGGCCTCGTAGTGCATCCCGCGCCAGGCAACTGGAGCGGAACGCTGCTCAACGGGTTGCTGGCCCACGCTCCGTGTTTCCTGGAAGTGCCGCGGGCAGGTATCGTGCACCGTCTGGACAAGGACACCAGCGGCCTGATGGTTGTGGCCAAGACCCGCGTCGTGATGGATGCACTGGTCAAAGCCATTGCTGCCCGAGAGGTCAATCGCCAGTATCTGGCGCTGGCGCATGGCGCCTGGAACGGGCCGGTGCAACGCACGGTGGATGCGGCCATTGGTCGGGATGTGCGCAATCGCTTGCGCATGGCGGTGGTGGACCTGGCCACACAGTCGGGCAAGGAGGCGCGCACCGACTTTGAGTTCCGTCGCGGTGACGCCACCCATTGCCTGGTGCATTGCAAATTGCATACGGGCAGAACCCATCAGATCCGGGTGCACATGGCTTTCATCGGTCACTCTTTGGTGGCGGACAGCGTGTACGGCGGCCTGCCCCAGTTGGGTCTGACTCGCCAGGCGCTGCATGCGACCCGGCTGGCATTTATCCACCCGGTGACGGGCGAGCCGCTACAGTTTGACGCCGATCTTCCCACCGACATGCAGCGTGCACTGGCGCAAATGGTGCCTGCGTTACAATCTGGCAAAGCCTGAAGGGCTGCAGACCACGCCGTACCATCGTTGCGAGGGTCGCCACAGGGTCCTCCCCCTGTTTGCCTTCCGAAGAAATCTCATTGATGTGTCGCCGTGATGGCGATGTTTCCGGAAATTGCCTGACTATGAACTTGGCTGAAGCAAAGCGGGTGCTTGAAACTGCGCTGATTTGCACCCAACAACCGATGCCTGTGCGTGACATGCGAGCGCTGTTTGCCGACGCGCTGGGTGCAGACACGCTCAAAACACTGTTGCAGGAACTGCGCGACGATTGGGCCAACAGCGGTGTGGAGCTGGTCAACGTGGCCACTGGCTGGCGTTTCCAGAGCCGTCCGGAGATGCGTGAGTACCTGGACCGCCTGCACCCCGAGAAGCCACCGCGCTATACCCGTGCCACGCTGGAGACGCTGGCCATCATTGCCTACCGCCAGCCGGTGACCCGCGGCGACATGGAAGATATCCGTGGCGTCACCATCAGCTCTTTGCTGATCAAGCAGCTGGAAGATCGCGGCTGGGTGGAAGTGATTGGTCACCGTGAAGCTGCAGGCCGTCCGGCGCTTTACGCAACCACCAAACAGTTTCTGGATGATTTGGGGCTGGAGTCGCTGGATCAGTTGCCTTTGCTGGAAGGTCCGGCCGAAGCGTCCCAGGCATTTGAATCGTTGATGCCTTTGGAAGAAGAGCAACCCGCCTTGCTGGCTCCCGAGCCCAACCCGGATGAGCCCGAGCTGCAAATGGATTTACCCGTTTCGGAGCAGCCTGTAGAGGAAGCCGGCGACTCTGCCGGAACCGATACCAACCCCCCTATGGATGGAACCTTGCTATGACTGAACCCGACTCCACAAAACCCCAGGAGGTCGAAGAAGCCCCGGTTGAACCCGGCGCCGTCGTGTTTACCGTAGCCCCTTCTGAAGAGGATGCTTCTGCTGCACCGGTGCCCGCGACCGCGGCCACTCGCTTTGACGACATTCTTTCCGGCCAGTTTGATGCCGACGAGGAAATCACCGAACTCGCCCCGCCAAAGCGCGTGCTCGCGCCCATGGCCGAAACGCCCAAGCTGCACAAAGTGCTGGCACAAGCCGGCATGGGCTCGCGGCTGGAGATGGAACAGCTGATTCTGGAAGGACGTATATCCGTCAACAACGAGCCGGCCCATATTGGCCAACGCATCCAGTTCGGAGACAGCATCAAGGTCAATGGCAAGCCCATCCGGGTGCGAATCGATCCGCCGCCAGCGCGCGTCATTGCCTATCACAAGCCTGTGGGGGAGGTGGTGACCCACGATGACCCGCAGAACCGCCCCACCGTATTCCGCAAATTGCCCAAGCTCCCGCAGGGCAAATGGCAATCGGTTGGTCGCCTGGACTTGAATACGGAGGGGCTGCTGCTCTTCACCAGCTCTGGTGAGTTGGCCAACAATCTGATGCACCCGCGCTTTGGGTTGGAGCGCGAGTATGCAGTACGCGTTCTGGGCGCCCTGACCAAGGAAGAAAAGCAGCAGTTGCTGGATGGCGTGCAGCTGGACGACGGCATGGCACAGTTCGGTTCGATTGAAGATGGGGGCGGAGAGGGCTCCAACTGCTGGTACCGCGTCACCATCTCTGAGGGCCGCAACCGCGAAGTGCGCCGCATGCTGGAGGCGGTGGGCCATGCAGTCAGCCGCCTGATCCGTATCCGCTATGGCGCCATGATGCTGCCGCGAGGGCTCAAGCGCGGGGCCTGGATGGAGCTGGACGAGTCGGACATCCGCGGGCTGATGCAAGCTGCCGGCGCACCGCGCAAGGCGGGTGAGCGCGCTGAAGGTGGACGCGATGGTGCCGGCAATGGCGCTCCGGGCAACCGCGGCCCGCGCGGAAACCGCAGGCGTTCCGGTGGTCCGCGTGCCAATGGTGGCAACGCCAATGGCAATGCAGGGCGCGCACCCGCAGGATTCAATGGCGGCGGCAAGGGTAATGGAGCGCGGGGCGACCGTGCGCCAGAGCGCTCGGGCGGCGCTGGTCAGCCCGACCCCATGAAAACTTCGGTGGGATACATCGGTGCGGATAGCTTCAATCGCCAGCGCCAGGATCGTGGCTCGCGACCAGGCGGTCCCGGCGGTCCACGCCGCGGGGGGAGAGGCCGCCCGGGCTAGCTTGCAATGCTAAAATCAGTAGCTTTGCTTATGTAAGCAAATTACTCAACCCAGATCAGGAATCTCCATGACTATCGAACGCACACTTTCCATCATCAAGCCTGACGCCGTTGCAAAAAATGTGATCGGTCAAATTTATGCACGTTTTGAAGCCGCCGGCCTCAAGATCGTGGCTGCCAAAATGGCTCATCTGTCACGCGGCGAAGCCGAAGCTTTCTACGCTGTGCACAAGGCACGTCCCTTCTTCAAGGACTTGGTCGACTTCATGATCTCCGGCCCCGTGATGATCCAGGCGCTGGAAGGCGAAAACGCCATTCTCAAGAACCGTGACCTGATGGGCGCGACCGACCCCAAGAAGGCCGCCGCGGGAACCATCCGTGCTGACTTCGCTGACAGCATTGATGCCAACGCTGTGCACGGTTCTGATGCCCCGGAGACGGCTGCGGTTGAAATCGCATTCTTCTTCCCCGGCATGAACGTCTATTCACGTTAATTTATGCAATGACGGCCAACCTGCTTGATTTCGATCTGGAAGGATTGGCTGCTTTTTGCGAGCGGCTGGGTGAGAAGCGCTTCCGCGCCACCCAGTTGTTTCGCTGGATTCATCAAAAAGGCGCAGCCCAATTTGATGATATGAGTGACTTGGCCAAGTCCTTGCGCGAAAAGCTCAAGACAACGGCGCACATTCAGGCACCCAACGTCATTTCCCAGCATATTTCTGCGGACGGCACCATCAAGTGGCTGTTTGACGTGGGCGGTGGCAATGCCATCGAGTCCGTGTTCATTCCTGAAGAAGATCGCGGCACGCTGTGTGTGTCTTCGCAGGCCGGCTGTGCCGTAGGCTGCCGCTTTTGCTCCACTGGCCACCAAGGCTTCAGTCGCAATCTCACAGCGGGCGAAATCATTGGTCAACTGTGGTTTGCCGAGCATTTTTTGCGCAAGTACCTGAAGACCCCGGACCGTGTCATCTCCAACGTGGTGATGATGGGTATGGGTGAGCCGCTGCAGAACTACCAGCCTTTGGTGCAAAGCCTGCGCGTCATGCTGGACGACCATGGCTATGGCCTGTCGCGTCGGCGCGTCACGGTATCCACTTCGGGTGTGGTGCCCATGATGGACCGCCTGGGACAGGATTGCCCGGTTGCACTGGCCGTGTCGCTGCATGCGCCCAACGATGCATTGCGGGACAACTTGGTGCCGTTGAATCGCAAGTACCCGTTGCATGAATTGTTGCAGGCCTGCCAGCGTTATCTGGCATTTGCGCCACGCGACTTCATTACCTTTGAATACTGCATGCTCGATGGCGTGAACGACACGCCCGCGCATGCCAAGGAACTGGTGAACCTCATCAAGTCCCAGTCGGCGCAGAGCTGGTGCAAGTTCAACCTGATTCCCTTTAATCCCTTCCCCGCATCCGGTCTTAAGCGCTCCAATAACGCTGCCGTGCAGGCATTTGCGAAAGTGCTAGCCGATGCCGGTATCGTTACCACCGTGCGCAAGACAAGAGGCGACGATATCGATGCCGCTTGTGGTCAGCTTGCCGGTGACGTGCAGGACCGCACAGCGGTGGAAAAGCGCATTGCCAAGCAGCGCACCATTATGTTGACCCCGGTGGCAGGCGCCACCGAGACTCTGAGAGACTGCGAACCATGATGAAACTGCGAGTGCTGCAATCCATTTCGCTCACGGCTCTGTTGGGCTGGACGTTGGCCTTGCTGGTGGCAGGTGGCGTTGCCGGGTGCGCGGGCAGCGGCGTATCGGCGTCTTCCACGCCCGAAACTTTCACGGATTCCGACGAGCCCGAAAGCCGCAAGCGTGCAGACAATCGGCTCAAGCTGGCGGTGCTGTATTTCCAGGACGGCAAGAACAATTTCGCCTTGGACGAGGTCAAGCAGGCCATATTGATCGATCCTTCCTGGTTCCAGCCCTACTGGATGCGTGGCCTGATCCAGATGAAGACCGGCGACTTGCCACAGGCCGAAGCCAGCTTCCAGAAGGCGCTTTCGATCAACCCCAATTCGTCGGACGTGAAGCACAACTATGGTGTGTTGCTTTGCAAGATGAAGAGGCCTGCTGATGCCATGCGGATGTTCTCCGCTGCATTGGCAGATCCAAACTACGGACAACGCTCCAAGACCTGGCAGGAGCAGGGCATCTGCCAAATGAACAGCGGGCAGTTGGCCGAGGCGGAGAACAGTTTTACACGCTCCTATCAGCTCGATGCCTCCAATCCCATTACTGGATACAACCTGGCCTACCTGCTGGCACAGCGCGGCGACTGGGTGAGGGCGCAGTTCTACGCGCGTCGTATCAACAATAGCGAGCGCGCTTCTGCCGAATCCTTGTGGCTGGGTATCAAGATCGAACGCAGTCTGGGTCTGCGCGAAGCCCAATCTCAGCTTGAGTCTCAATTGCTCAAGCGATTTGCTCAGTCCAAGGAAGCCTTGGCACTGGAGCGCGGAGCCTTTGATGAGTGATGAATCTGTTGTGAGTGCCGCTACACCTGCTGAGGCCGAGATTACCGCTGGCACCTTGCTGCGCCAGGCGCGAGAAGCGTCCGGATTGCATGTGGCGGCTCTCGCCGTTGCGATGAAGGTTCCGGTCAAGAAGCTGGAGGCGCTGGAGGCGGACCGCTTGCAGGACTTGCCGGATGCGGTGTTTGTACGGGCGCTGGCAGCCAGCGTGTGTCGCACGCTCAAGGTAGATCCTTCACCGATTCTGAGCAAGTTGCCACAGTCGGCAGCACCGCGATTTGAAGCGGACGACCGTGGCATCAATACGCCGTTTCGCAGCCACGCAGGCTATCACGGTGGATCACTGAAAAGCTTTGCCACCAAGCCTGCAGTGCTAGCTGTGCTGGCTTTGTTGTTGGGTGCTTTGGTAGTCTTGTTCTTCCCAGAGCAACGCCACGTAGAACCCGCAGTCACGGCACCCGTGGCCGCCCCAGCCGATGCGGCGGCTCCCGCTGAAACTGCTGCAAATGGCGTATCGCAAACGCCTGCAGCCCCGGCTCCTCTGGCAAGCGTCCCATCCGTGGTGGTGGCAAGCGGTGCGACCGACGGTGTGTCGTCGGCCCAGGTGCCCGCCAAGATGGCATCCGCCCCGTCTGCCGCTGCTTCGTCTGCCCCAGCAGTGGCCCTTCCAACCGTCATCGCATTCAAGGCCAAGTCGGAAGCCTGGGTGCGGGTGACCGATGCCAAAGGCACTGTGCAGTTTGAGAAGACACTGAAGACTGGTGAAACCGGTGCGGCAGGCGGCGAGCTGCCGTTGGCCGTCGTTGTTGGGAACGTCAGTGCGACCGATGTTGAGGTGCGCGGACAGCCCTTCAGCCTGGACACCCTGAACAAGAACAATGTGGCCCGTTTTGAGGTGAAGTGATGGAACAACAAAAGCCCATTGAGTTGGCCACACCCCGTGTGCGCTCTTCGCTGCAATCAACTGTCGTTTGGGGCAGCCGGGTCGTGACCGTTGGAGGAGGCGCACCAGTGCGTATCCAGTCCATGACCAATACCGACACGGAGCAGGCCATCGAGACGGCGGTTCAGGTCAAGGAACTGGCTTTGGCCGGCTCCGAGATGGTGCGCATCACGGTCAACACGCCAGAAGCGGCGCAGGCTGTGCCCTACATCCGTGAGCAGTTGGATCGCATGGGCGTGGATGTGCCGCTCATTGGTGACTTCCACTACAACGGCCATCGCCTGCTGAGTGACTTTCCAGATTGCGCACAGGCGTTGTCCAAGTACCGTATCAACCCCGGCAATGTGGGCAAGGGTGACAAGCGCGACCGCCAGTTCGGCCAGATGATTGAGGCTGCCGTCCGCTGGAACAAGCCGGTGCGCATCGGCGTGAATTGGGGTAGCCTGGACCAGGAACTGCTGGCGTCCATGATGGACGAAAACAGCCGCCGTCCCCAACCCTGGGACGCCAAGCCGGTGATGTACGAAGCCCTGATCGCCTCAGCAATCGGCTCCGCACAACGCGCCGAGGAAATGGGACTGCCTGCCAACCGGATCACGCTGTCTTGCAAGGTCAGTGGTGTACGCGACCTGATTGCCGTATACCGCGAACTGGGTAGACGCTGCAATTACCCCCTGCATTTAGGCCTGACCGAGGCCGGCATGGGTACCAAAGGTACAGTGGCTTCCGCCGCGGCTCTGGCCGTGCTGCTGCAAGAGGGTATCGGCGACACGATCCGTGTATCGCTGACACCTGCTCCGGGCGAGTCGCGTACGCAGGAGGTGGTCATTGCCTCGGAGATTCTGCAGTCGCTGGGCCTGCGCACCTTTGTGCCCAGCGTTACGGCCTGCCCGGGCTGTGGCCGTACTACCAGCACCACGTTCCAGGAGCTGACGCAGCAGATCGATGATTTTCTGCGGGCTCAGATGCCGGTCTGGCGTGAGCGCTATCCCGGTGTTGAAAACCTCAAGGTGGCCGTCATGGGTTGCATCGTCAATGGCCCAGGGGAAAGCAAGCATGCCGACATCGGCATCAGCTTGCCCGGTACCGGCGAGGCACCTGCTGCGCCTGTCTTCATCGACGGCGAAAAGCGCATGACACTGCGCGGCGAAAATATCGCCTCCGATTTCCAGCAAGTCGTTGAGAACTACATCCAGCAGCGCTTCGGCGCTGACGCGGTTTCCGCTTGAATATCACCCAAGGCATGAACGAAAAAACAACACCACGCAAAGTGGAAAAACTCGCTGCCGTCAAAGGCATGAATGACATCCTCCCACCGGACTCCGCCCGATGGGAAGCTCTGGAAGAACGCGTGCGCAACCTGATGCGCCGTTTCGCCTACGAAAACCTGCGTACTCCCATCGTGGAGCCCACGGCCTTGTTTGTGCGCGGGCTGGGCGAGGTGACCGACATCGTCGAAAAGGAGATGTATTCCTTTGAAGACCGGCTCAATGGCGAGGCACTGACGCTGCGGCCGGAAAACACGGCAGGTGTGGTGCGTGCGGCGATCGAGCATTCTCTGCTCTACAACGGCGGCAAGCGCCTGTACTACATGGGTCCCATGTTCCGGCACGAGCGCCCGCAGCGTGGGCGCTATCGCCAGTTCCATCAAATCGGCGCCGAAGCGTTGGGCTT contains:
- the scpB gene encoding SMC-Scp complex subunit ScpB, whose product is MNLAEAKRVLETALICTQQPMPVRDMRALFADALGADTLKTLLQELRDDWANSGVELVNVATGWRFQSRPEMREYLDRLHPEKPPRYTRATLETLAIIAYRQPVTRGDMEDIRGVTISSLLIKQLEDRGWVEVIGHREAAGRPALYATTKQFLDDLGLESLDQLPLLEGPAEASQAFESLMPLEEEQPALLAPEPNPDEPELQMDLPVSEQPVEEAGDSAGTDTNPPMDGTLL
- the ndk gene encoding nucleoside-diphosphate kinase — encoded protein: MTIERTLSIIKPDAVAKNVIGQIYARFEAAGLKIVAAKMAHLSRGEAEAFYAVHKARPFFKDLVDFMISGPVMIQALEGENAILKNRDLMGATDPKKAAAGTIRADFADSIDANAVHGSDAPETAAVEIAFFFPGMNVYSR
- the ispG gene encoding flavodoxin-dependent (E)-4-hydroxy-3-methylbut-2-enyl-diphosphate synthase, with protein sequence MEQQKPIELATPRVRSSLQSTVVWGSRVVTVGGGAPVRIQSMTNTDTEQAIETAVQVKELALAGSEMVRITVNTPEAAQAVPYIREQLDRMGVDVPLIGDFHYNGHRLLSDFPDCAQALSKYRINPGNVGKGDKRDRQFGQMIEAAVRWNKPVRIGVNWGSLDQELLASMMDENSRRPQPWDAKPVMYEALIASAIGSAQRAEEMGLPANRITLSCKVSGVRDLIAVYRELGRRCNYPLHLGLTEAGMGTKGTVASAAALAVLLQEGIGDTIRVSLTPAPGESRTQEVVIASEILQSLGLRTFVPSVTACPGCGRTTSTTFQELTQQIDDFLRAQMPVWRERYPGVENLKVAVMGCIVNGPGESKHADIGISLPGTGEAPAAPVFIDGEKRMTLRGENIASDFQQVVENYIQQRFGADAVSA
- the pilW gene encoding type IV pilus biogenesis/stability protein PilW, whose translation is MMKLRVLQSISLTALLGWTLALLVAGGVAGCAGSGVSASSTPETFTDSDEPESRKRADNRLKLAVLYFQDGKNNFALDEVKQAILIDPSWFQPYWMRGLIQMKTGDLPQAEASFQKALSINPNSSDVKHNYGVLLCKMKRPADAMRMFSAALADPNYGQRSKTWQEQGICQMNSGQLAEAENSFTRSYQLDASNPITGYNLAYLLAQRGDWVRAQFYARRINNSERASAESLWLGIKIERSLGLREAQSQLESQLLKRFAQSKEALALERGAFDE
- a CDS encoding outer membrane protein assembly factor BamD, with protein sequence MLRVKLSVVYAVALMTAALGLGGCSTPVDKTATMSPNAIYAEAKDSADSGQYDKAIPLYEKLEARAAGTPLAQQAQLEKAYAQYRTQEPAQAIATLDRFMKLHPASPALDYAMYLKGIINFNDDLGLFSAISRQDLSERDQKASKEAFESFKELVARFPNSRYTPDATQRMNYIVGSLAQYEVHVARYYYKRGAYLAAVNRAQTAVADYRDVPAVEEAMFIIYKSYDALGLTKLRDDAKRIMETNYPNSEFLTKGERTSNDPWWKLW
- the rlmN gene encoding 23S rRNA (adenine(2503)-C(2))-methyltransferase RlmN; this encodes MTANLLDFDLEGLAAFCERLGEKRFRATQLFRWIHQKGAAQFDDMSDLAKSLREKLKTTAHIQAPNVISQHISADGTIKWLFDVGGGNAIESVFIPEEDRGTLCVSSQAGCAVGCRFCSTGHQGFSRNLTAGEIIGQLWFAEHFLRKYLKTPDRVISNVVMMGMGEPLQNYQPLVQSLRVMLDDHGYGLSRRRVTVSTSGVVPMMDRLGQDCPVALAVSLHAPNDALRDNLVPLNRKYPLHELLQACQRYLAFAPRDFITFEYCMLDGVNDTPAHAKELVNLIKSQSAQSWCKFNLIPFNPFPASGLKRSNNAAVQAFAKVLADAGIVTTVRKTRGDDIDAACGQLAGDVQDRTAVEKRIAKQRTIMLTPVAGATETLRDCEP
- a CDS encoding helix-turn-helix domain-containing protein produces the protein MSDESVVSAATPAEAEITAGTLLRQAREASGLHVAALAVAMKVPVKKLEALEADRLQDLPDAVFVRALAASVCRTLKVDPSPILSKLPQSAAPRFEADDRGINTPFRSHAGYHGGSLKSFATKPAVLAVLALLLGALVVLFFPEQRHVEPAVTAPVAAPADAAAPAETAANGVSQTPAAPAPLASVPSVVVASGATDGVSSAQVPAKMASAPSAAASSAPAVALPTVIAFKAKSEAWVRVTDAKGTVQFEKTLKTGETGAAGGELPLAVVVGNVSATDVEVRGQPFSLDTLNKNNVARFEVK
- a CDS encoding RluA family pseudouridine synthase is translated as MKQTDGIISATPLELGSEESEELGPDSDIRILQVDARYHGERLDKVLALSVSEFSRSYLQQLLESGLVTVNGKVVTKTSQKVRAGDSISLELKPTPQSQAFKPEEVAFGIAYEDEHLMVVNKPAGLVVHPAPGNWSGTLLNGLLAHAPCFLEVPRAGIVHRLDKDTSGLMVVAKTRVVMDALVKAIAAREVNRQYLALAHGAWNGPVQRTVDAAIGRDVRNRLRMAVVDLATQSGKEARTDFEFRRGDATHCLVHCKLHTGRTHQIRVHMAFIGHSLVADSVYGGLPQLGLTRQALHATRLAFIHPVTGEPLQFDADLPTDMQRALAQMVPALQSGKA
- a CDS encoding pseudouridine synthase, encoding MTEPDSTKPQEVEEAPVEPGAVVFTVAPSEEDASAAPVPATAATRFDDILSGQFDADEEITELAPPKRVLAPMAETPKLHKVLAQAGMGSRLEMEQLILEGRISVNNEPAHIGQRIQFGDSIKVNGKPIRVRIDPPPARVIAYHKPVGEVVTHDDPQNRPTVFRKLPKLPQGKWQSVGRLDLNTEGLLLFTSSGELANNLMHPRFGLEREYAVRVLGALTKEEKQQLLDGVQLDDGMAQFGSIEDGGGEGSNCWYRVTISEGRNREVRRMLEAVGHAVSRLIRIRYGAMMLPRGLKRGAWMELDESDIRGLMQAAGAPRKAGERAEGGRDGAGNGAPGNRGPRGNRRRSGGPRANGGNANGNAGRAPAGFNGGGKGNGARGDRAPERSGGAGQPDPMKTSVGYIGADSFNRQRQDRGSRPGGPGGPRRGGRGRPG
- a CDS encoding ATP-dependent DNA helicase → MVENQAVAAAFGIGGPLAASVPEYRPREGQLQMAQAVAQVIEQGGKLIVEAGTGVGKTYAYLVPALLSGKRVLVSTATKALQDQLFGRDIPRLRELLGVSLRVALLKGRGSYLCLHHLESARQDWRLDDGRALHQLARIESWAHATQTGDLSEVEALDDSSPLMPLVTSTRENCLGARCSQFSRCFVNTARREALAADLVVINHHLFFADLNVRESGVAELLPSVHTVIFDEAHQLNEIGVQFLGRQLGSGQLSNYARDLERVAQVHARGLAPWPELAQAIEQGAEALRSRFPVQDAAVRMEWRVVGERWNDFLQACQASMAHAHDALDMLAETAPELQVLQQRCGDLMEQLQLFLQPIPPGAVRWLEVGRQVRMLQSPMDISLAMQTRVFAQQEDATAGAGKSWIFTSATLGHDAGLSWIVESCGLAGAHVLKVPSPFDYARQAALYVPSHFPKPGDASHSHAVAQLALEGARQLGGRTLVLTTTLRAMRTIGDALATAMQGHADLELLVQGVLPKRELLSRFLQYAEDRQRGAILVASATFWEGIDMPGEALQLLVIDKLPFTPPDDPVLQARSKSLESQGKNPFKHLHLPQAAVALRQGAGRLIRRESDQGVLVVCDTRLTQMGYGRQLLATLPAMRRLNSEADYRQALEALTRASTKDHC